One window of the Crassaminicella thermophila genome contains the following:
- a CDS encoding NAD-dependent 4,6-dehydratase LegB, giving the protein MQLKNKKVLITGSEGFIGSHLTERLVELGAKVTALVQYNSFNNWGWIDTLDNRIKKEIEVYTGDIREYDNMAKVIQGRDVVFHLAALIAIPYSYQSPAAYVRTNVEGTLNVMEACRVYGIEKVIHTSTSEVYGTALYVPIDEKHPLQGQSPYSASKIGADKMAESYYRSFNLPVATIRPFNTYGPRQSARAVIPTIISQILAGKKTIKLGALSPTRDFNYVKDTVEGFIKMAEVDESVGQVVNVGTNNEISIGDLVKKIIKLIGKEVTIECEENRLRPEKSEVNRLWCENAKAKEILDWQPKYTLDEGLTETIEWIKENLYCFKTDIYNV; this is encoded by the coding sequence GTGCAACTAAAGAATAAAAAAGTACTTATAACAGGATCTGAAGGATTTATCGGAAGTCATTTAACGGAAAGGTTAGTAGAACTAGGCGCAAAGGTAACAGCGTTAGTACAATATAACTCATTTAATAATTGGGGATGGATTGATACATTAGATAATCGTATAAAAAAAGAAATTGAAGTTTATACAGGAGATATTCGAGAATATGATAATATGGCAAAGGTCATACAAGGAAGAGATGTAGTATTTCATCTTGCAGCACTCATTGCTATTCCTTATTCGTACCAATCACCAGCAGCCTATGTAAGAACTAATGTAGAAGGGACTTTGAATGTAATGGAAGCATGTAGAGTTTATGGAATAGAAAAGGTTATTCATACATCAACCAGTGAAGTTTATGGAACAGCTTTATATGTTCCCATTGATGAGAAGCATCCATTACAAGGACAATCCCCTTATTCTGCTAGTAAAATTGGTGCTGACAAAATGGCAGAAAGCTATTATCGATCTTTCAATCTGCCTGTAGCAACTATAAGACCCTTTAATACTTATGGACCTAGACAATCTGCAAGAGCAGTAATACCAACTATTATATCTCAAATATTAGCAGGAAAGAAAACTATTAAATTAGGGGCATTATCTCCTACAAGAGATTTTAATTATGTAAAGGATACAGTAGAAGGATTTATAAAAATGGCAGAGGTAGATGAAAGTGTAGGACAAGTTGTAAATGTTGGTACAAATAATGAAATCTCTATTGGAGACTTAGTGAAAAAGATTATTAAATTGATAGGAAAAGAAGTAACGATAGAATGTGAAGAGAATAGGTTAAGACCAGAAAAAAGTGAGGTAAATAGACTTTGGTGCGAAAATGCAAAAGCAAAAGAAATTTTAGATTGGCAACCAAAGTATACATTAGATGAAGGATTAACAGAAACCATAGAGTGGATAAAAGAAAATTTATATTGTTTTAAGACAGATATATATAATGTGTAG
- a CDS encoding LegC family aminotransferase, translating to MIPLCIPEIKGNEWKYIKECLDTNWVSSSGKYVDLFEERFKNYIESSQAVVTMNGTSAIHLALRVLGIGEGDEVIVPSMTFIASVNPILYVGAEPVFVDVCKDTYVMDISKVESLITEKTKAIIPVHLYGNMVDMEPLIELAEKYNLYIIEDATEGLGSEYKMNDGIWKKAGTIGHIGCFSFNGNKLITTGGGGMLVTDNIDLGRKAKSLSTQAKVVEDNNAFFHDDIGYNFRMPNILAAMGLAQLENIEEYISAKKEHARVYDEMLKNIEGISLSKELKNEKRCFWLYALVIEDDFGKSRDELILEMKKNYIETRPFFQPIHKMKPYKDFRCGNLCVTEELALKGINLPSSVGLKKQEIYKVCQVIQNI from the coding sequence ATGATCCCTTTGTGTATACCAGAGATAAAAGGAAACGAATGGAAATATATAAAAGAATGCTTGGATACCAATTGGGTATCTTCTTCTGGAAAATATGTGGATTTGTTTGAAGAGCGATTTAAAAATTATATCGAAAGTTCTCAAGCAGTTGTTACTATGAATGGAACGTCTGCAATTCATTTAGCACTAAGAGTACTTGGTATAGGAGAAGGAGATGAAGTTATTGTACCTTCTATGACTTTTATTGCATCTGTTAATCCTATTTTATATGTAGGGGCAGAGCCGGTGTTTGTTGATGTGTGTAAGGATACCTACGTAATGGATATTAGTAAGGTTGAAAGCTTAATTACAGAAAAAACAAAAGCTATTATTCCAGTTCATTTGTATGGAAATATGGTAGATATGGAACCTTTAATAGAGTTGGCAGAAAAATATAACTTATACATTATTGAAGATGCAACAGAAGGTTTAGGTTCTGAATATAAAATGAATGATGGAATTTGGAAAAAAGCTGGGACTATAGGACATATAGGGTGCTTTAGTTTTAATGGGAACAAGCTTATTACAACCGGTGGTGGAGGAATGCTTGTAACCGATAATATAGATTTAGGGAGAAAAGCTAAAAGTTTAAGTACTCAAGCAAAGGTAGTTGAAGATAATAATGCTTTTTTTCATGATGATATAGGATATAATTTTAGGATGCCTAATATTTTAGCTGCAATGGGATTAGCACAATTAGAAAATATTGAAGAATATATTTCAGCTAAAAAAGAACATGCAAGGGTTTATGATGAAATGTTAAAAAATATAGAAGGAATTAGTTTATCAAAAGAACTTAAAAATGAAAAACGTTGTTTTTGGCTCTATGCATTAGTGATTGAAGATGATTTTGGGAAGAGTCGTGATGAACTGATTTTAGAAATGAAAAAGAATTATATTGAAACAAGACCATTTTTTCAACCAATTCATAAAATGAAGCCGTACAAAGATTTTAGATGTGGTAATTTATGTGTTACAGAGGAGTTAGCTTTAAAAGGAATAAATTTACCAAGCTCAGTGGGATTGAAAAAACAAGAGATATATAAGGTTTGTCAAGTTATTCAGAATATATGA
- a CDS encoding YjfB family protein codes for MDIAAMSTMLSQGKIMQQANLSVMKMAMDSAQNSGQMIKDLADTAKIMEQSVNPHLGKNIDIQL; via the coding sequence ATGGATATAGCGGCAATGTCTACAATGCTTAGTCAAGGAAAGATAATGCAGCAGGCAAATCTTTCTGTAATGAAGATGGCGATGGATTCGGCTCAAAATTCTGGTCAAATGATAAAGGATTTAGCTGATACTGCTAAGATAATGGAACAGTCAGTAAATCCTCATTTGGGAAAAAATATTGATATTCAGCTGTGA
- a CDS encoding Rpn family recombination-promoting nuclease/putative transposase yields the protein MEKDKKLYNEHDLGYKHILSHKKNFIDFLRSFVKKEWVDLIEEENLILIDKEFIQEDFKEEEADIVYKVNIDGKDIIFYVLLELQSRVDFRMPIRLLMYMTEIWRDELKNTEEKYKRREKKYRLPVIVPIVLYNGKNRWTAVRSFKEILNGYELFEENVVDFKYLLFDVNRMDKEELLKIANVVSSVFLLDQDVEIEEIIKRLKLIGRIIRSNATKEQEKSFRSWLLNIFKNRFEGDKRDNIYKLLTEVSEMEVDDMVSNLGRKLEEEFKHREKKGIQRGIQRGIQQGIQQGIQQGIQQGKKEMVRNLLLLGVDIEKIIKASELSKEDIEKIKREMN from the coding sequence ATGGAAAAAGATAAGAAGTTATATAATGAACATGATTTAGGATATAAGCATATACTTTCGCATAAAAAGAATTTCATAGATTTTTTAAGAAGTTTTGTAAAAAAAGAATGGGTAGACTTAATAGAAGAAGAAAATTTAATACTAATAGACAAAGAATTTATACAAGAAGACTTTAAAGAGGAAGAAGCGGATATAGTATATAAAGTGAATATAGATGGAAAAGACATAATATTTTATGTATTATTAGAGTTACAATCGAGAGTAGACTTTAGAATGCCAATAAGGCTTTTGATGTATATGACAGAGATATGGAGAGATGAGCTTAAAAATACAGAAGAAAAATATAAAAGAAGAGAAAAAAAGTATAGATTACCAGTAATAGTGCCTATAGTACTATATAATGGAAAAAACAGATGGACAGCAGTGAGAAGTTTTAAAGAAATATTAAATGGATATGAATTATTCGAAGAAAATGTTGTAGACTTTAAATATTTATTATTCGATGTAAATAGAATGGATAAAGAAGAATTACTTAAGATAGCAAATGTAGTAAGTAGTGTATTTTTATTAGATCAAGATGTAGAAATAGAAGAAATAATAAAAAGACTTAAGTTAATAGGGAGAATAATAAGAAGTAATGCGACAAAGGAGCAGGAAAAGTCATTTAGGAGTTGGTTATTAAATATATTTAAGAATAGATTTGAAGGAGATAAAAGAGACAATATATATAAATTACTGACAGAAGTATCAGAAATGGAGGTGGATGATATGGTGAGTAATTTAGGAAGAAAGTTAGAAGAAGAATTTAAGCATAGAGAAAAAAAGGGGATCCAGCGAGGAATCCAGCGAGGAATCCAGCAAGGAATCCAGCAAGGAATCCAGCAGGGAATCCAGCAAGGAAAGAAAGAAATGGTAAGGAATTTATTGTTATTAGGAGTAGACATAGAAAAAATCATAAAGGCATCAGAATTAAGCAAAGAAGATATAGAAAAAATAAAAAGAGAGATGAATTAA
- a CDS encoding Rpn family recombination-promoting nuclease/putative transposase, with the protein MEKDKKLYNEHDLGYKHILSHKKNFIDFLRSFVKKEWVDLIEEENLILIDKEFIQEDFKEEEADIVYKVNIDGKDIIFYVLLELQSRVDFRMPIRLLMYMTEIWRDELKNTEENIKKRKKYRLPVIVPIVLYNGKNRWTAVRSFKEILNGYELFEENVVDFKYLLFDVNRMDKEELLKIANVVSSVFLLDQDVEIEEIIKRLKLIGRIIRSNATKEQEKSFRSWLLNIFKNRFEGDKRDNIYKLLTEVSEMEVDDMVSNLGRKLEEEFKHREKKGIQRGIQRGIQQGIQQGKKEMVKNLLLLGVDIEKIIKASELSKEDVEKIKREMN; encoded by the coding sequence ATGGAAAAAGATAAGAAGTTATATAATGAACATGATTTAGGATATAAGCATATACTTTCGCATAAAAAGAATTTCATAGATTTTTTAAGAAGTTTTGTAAAAAAAGAATGGGTAGACTTAATAGAAGAAGAAAATTTAATACTAATAGACAAAGAATTTATACAAGAAGACTTTAAAGAGGAAGAAGCGGATATAGTATATAAAGTGAATATAGATGGAAAAGACATAATATTTTATGTATTATTAGAGTTACAATCGAGAGTAGACTTTAGAATGCCAATAAGGCTTTTGATGTATATGACAGAGATATGGAGAGATGAGCTTAAAAATACAGAAGAAAATATAAAGAAGAGAAAAAAGTATAGATTACCAGTAATAGTGCCTATAGTACTATATAATGGAAAAAACAGATGGACAGCAGTGAGAAGTTTTAAAGAAATATTAAATGGATATGAATTATTCGAAGAAAATGTTGTAGACTTTAAATATTTATTATTCGATGTAAATAGAATGGATAAAGAAGAATTACTTAAGATAGCAAATGTAGTAAGTAGTGTATTTTTATTAGATCAAGATGTAGAAATAGAAGAAATAATAAAAAGACTTAAGTTAATAGGGAGAATAATAAGAAGTAATGCGACAAAGGAGCAGGAAAAGTCATTTAGGAGTTGGTTATTAAATATATTTAAGAATAGATTTGAAGGAGATAAAAGAGACAATATATATAAATTACTGACAGAAGTATCAGAAATGGAGGTGGATGATATGGTGAGTAATTTAGGAAGAAAGTTAGAAGAAGAATTTAAGCATAGAGAAAAAAAGGGGATCCAGCGAGGAATCCAGCGAGGAATCCAGCAAGGAATCCAGCAAGGAAAGAAAGAAATGGTAAAGAATTTATTATTATTAGGAGTAGATATAGAAA